In one window of Chryseobacterium viscerum DNA:
- a CDS encoding adenylyltransferase/cytidyltransferase family protein, whose amino-acid sequence MKTQRIGITFSSFDLLHAGHIKMLEEAKTVCDYLIVGLQIDPSHDRPNKNKPSQTIVERYIQLKAVNAVDEIIPYYTEEDLLDILKSFVIDVRIIGDDYMDKDFTGKKYCEEKGIEIFYNKRDHRFSTSDLRRRIYEAEKEKDSKAEPVK is encoded by the coding sequence ATGAAGACACAGAGAATAGGGATTACATTTTCCTCCTTTGACTTATTACACGCTGGGCATATCAAAATGCTTGAAGAAGCTAAAACGGTATGTGACTATTTAATCGTTGGGCTACAGATTGATCCTTCCCACGATCGTCCCAACAAGAATAAGCCAAGCCAGACTATCGTTGAAAGGTATATTCAGCTGAAAGCAGTAAATGCTGTGGATGAGATCATTCCTTATTATACGGAAGAAGATCTGCTGGATATTTTAAAATCATTTGTGATTGATGTAAGGATCATTGGGGATGATTATATGGACAAAGACTTTACAGGGAAGAAATACTGTGAAGAAAAAGGAATTGAGATCTTTTACAACAAAAGAGACCATAGGTTTTCCACCAGTGATCTGAGAAGAAGAATCTATGAAGCTGAAAAAGAAAAAGATTCAAAAGCTGAGCCTGTAAAATAA
- a CDS encoding alpha/beta fold hydrolase encodes MKPIQRIQLILLFFPIFTWAQTPDKQKLKEYIIPDKGDTIRFYIHTSDTLPKEKVFLYLQGSGDLPIVNGDDTEPCCFNNYPKKLMAEFPKDYAFVYIQKVGLPYYTKTLNNYTPSPAFTLRNNVLDRAEVANKVINFIKKRIYPNAKAIAVLGHSEGSDVVAKLATLNKNITHICFSAGNATSQIFNDILFIRRQMQESKLSASQAQDKIDELMRGYKQVYQNPDSVKDYFNGDTYKWNTAINEPPIENLLKLKIPVLVTIGSHDDKVPVETSDLITAEFIRHRKTNLKSKVYLNCNHNFEEIKEDGTQISHWKEMFFDFLNLVDKDFK; translated from the coding sequence ATGAAACCAATTCAAAGAATCCAGTTAATCCTACTCTTTTTTCCCATCTTTACATGGGCACAGACTCCTGACAAACAAAAATTAAAAGAATACATTATTCCGGATAAAGGAGATACAATCCGTTTTTATATCCATACATCAGATACTTTACCTAAGGAAAAAGTTTTTCTTTATCTGCAGGGCAGCGGTGATTTACCCATCGTCAATGGTGATGATACAGAACCTTGCTGTTTTAATAATTATCCAAAAAAATTAATGGCGGAGTTTCCAAAAGACTATGCATTTGTTTATATACAAAAAGTCGGACTTCCTTATTACACAAAAACTTTAAATAATTACACACCCTCCCCAGCATTCACACTTAGAAATAATGTACTGGACAGAGCTGAAGTAGCCAATAAAGTGATTAATTTCATAAAGAAAAGAATCTACCCCAATGCAAAAGCAATTGCTGTACTCGGGCACTCGGAAGGCAGTGACGTGGTAGCAAAGCTGGCTACTCTCAACAAAAACATCACCCACATTTGTTTTTCAGCAGGGAATGCAACCTCTCAGATATTTAACGATATACTCTTTATCAGAAGACAAATGCAGGAATCGAAACTAAGTGCCAGCCAGGCTCAGGATAAAATTGACGAATTGATGAGGGGATACAAACAGGTTTATCAAAATCCAGATTCTGTAAAAGACTATTTCAACGGCGACACTTACAAATGGAATACTGCTATCAACGAACCTCCAATAGAAAATCTATTAAAGTTAAAAATCCCGGTTTTAGTCACCATTGGAAGTCATGATGATAAGGTTCCGGTAGAAACGAGTGATTTAATTACCGCAGAATTCATCCGTCACAGAAAAACAAATCTGAAAAGCAAAGTTTATCTGAACTGCAATCATAATTTTGAAGAAATAAAAGAAGACGGAACCCAAATAAGCCATTGGAAAGAAATGTTTTTTGACTTTCTAAACCTTGTTGACAAAGATTTTAAATAG
- the galE gene encoding UDP-glucose 4-epimerase GalE, translating into MAILVTGGLGYIGSHTVVELINSGFEVVIVDDLSNTERFILKNIEEITGKKPAFYPFDLRRKELLTQVFDAHQIDGCINFAASKAVGESQIKPVDYYENNLFSLINILQEFKTREISNFIFSSSCTVYGQADVMPIDENTPLKVPESVYGKTKQMGEQILIDFANAYQRKISLLRYFNPIGAHPSAKLGELPIGIPNNLVPYVMQTASGVREKLNVWGDDYATEDGTAVRDYIYVVDLAKAHVAALKKLMEDSSAEAVIDTYNLGTGKGSSVLEVVKAFEKANNVEVPYQICARREGDITIAYANAEKAEKELNWKSETSLEESLRTVWEWQKYLNTRNV; encoded by the coding sequence ATGGCAATACTTGTTACGGGAGGACTTGGATATATTGGTTCTCATACGGTGGTAGAACTTATCAATAGCGGCTTTGAAGTAGTTATTGTAGATGATTTGTCCAATACGGAAAGATTTATTTTAAAAAATATAGAAGAAATTACAGGTAAAAAGCCGGCTTTTTATCCTTTTGATCTAAGAAGGAAAGAACTTCTTACTCAGGTTTTTGATGCTCATCAGATTGATGGCTGTATCAATTTTGCTGCTTCTAAAGCGGTAGGAGAGAGCCAGATAAAACCTGTGGACTATTACGAGAATAATTTGTTCTCATTAATCAATATTCTTCAGGAATTTAAGACAAGAGAAATCTCTAACTTTATTTTCAGTTCATCCTGCACAGTATACGGACAGGCAGATGTAATGCCGATTGATGAAAATACCCCTCTGAAAGTACCTGAAAGTGTGTATGGGAAGACAAAACAAATGGGAGAACAGATCCTGATTGATTTTGCAAATGCCTATCAACGTAAAATTTCGTTATTAAGATATTTTAACCCGATTGGAGCACATCCTTCTGCAAAACTTGGAGAACTACCAATAGGAATTCCTAATAACCTGGTACCTTATGTGATGCAGACAGCTTCAGGAGTACGTGAGAAACTGAATGTCTGGGGAGATGATTATGCTACAGAGGACGGAACAGCCGTTCGTGATTATATTTATGTTGTTGACCTGGCAAAAGCACACGTTGCAGCATTAAAGAAACTGATGGAAGACTCTTCGGCTGAAGCTGTGATTGATACCTATAACCTGGGAACAGGAAAAGGTTCATCTGTACTGGAAGTGGTGAAAGCATTTGAAAAGGCTAATAATGTAGAAGTACCTTATCAGATTTGCGCCAGAAGAGAAGGGGATATCACTATTGCGTATGCCAACGCTGAAAAGGCTGAAAAAGAACTCAACTGGAAGTCTGAAACGTCTCTGGAAGAATCTTTAAGAACGGTTTGGGAATGGCAGAAATATCTGAATACAAGAAACGTATAG